The sequence CTGGTTCGCGCAGGTAGCCGCTGCGGCTGGCCCAAGTTCAAACCAAAGTGGCGTGAATCTCAACAGTCCGAACCCACACTGGACGAATAATGCAGGGAGCTGGTCATATGAGTTTGCTGACCGCATGGCCCCGGTACTTGCGGACGTGCATGACAAGGCCGCCGGAAATGCGCTGCGAGTCGCTGGGACGGCTTTCAAAGCTCTGGCGGATGCTGTAGCAGCTAAGCTCAACGAGTTCGTAGAAGCGGAACAGGCACGCAGCAATCAGCGAGAAGCGGCCAGTCGCCTCCTATGGTGGCGCCAAAGCCTCTACTCCGAGACTGCGGAGAAGCCGTACCGCAAACTGCCCGTGGCGCTTGTCGTCTGGCACATGGCACTGGACATCTCCGGCCTCCTGCCTGAGGTGTACCCGCGTGCCGTTGAGTCACTTCTATTCGAGTCGGTGCTCGCGGCCACGGAAGCTCAGGGCAACGTCGAGGTGACTCTGAAAGAGCTGCTCCAAGTGGACGGAGCGACCTCGCAGCTGGCACAACTCCATTGGCTCATGGAGCAGCGAACGTCCGCCTCAAGGACTCTTCTGGTTCAGGCACTGGCGAACTCCTATGCCGCACGAAATCCCGAGTTGGCCAAGCTCGGGGTGGACGCTGAACTCAAAATGCTGCCGGGCGATTGGGCGATTTGGCTCCTCCGTGAAATCAAAGCGCTCGAAACGCTGGCATCTCCCGATGCAGTCAAACAGCCCGCGGAGGCGGCATGAGCCGTCAGTGTTCGTCCTCCGCGTGCCTTGCCCCAGATGAACTCGGGTGCCACATGGGAGAGAGCTCCCTGCACCAGTGCGAGTACTGGCAGAGCAGCCGGGATGTGCAGGAACAAGCTGCTGCAACTGAGACTGACGATAGCGCTCGGCTTCCCTGGACGGGCAATGCCATGGGCGCGGGCGACATCGGCTTTCTCGCTGGCGCCTCTCGCACACGGTTGGTGGGTGTCTTCGGGGTTGCAGAAAGCGGCAAGACTTCTCTTTTGGGTGCGTGGTACCTGCTCTTGGGTCGCGGCATCGGCCCCAAGGGCATTTCTTTCGCCGGCTCACTGACCCTTGAAGGTTGGGAGAACATCGCCGGAAATCTGCGCTGGAACGCCGCGCATGGACCATCGTTTCCGCCGCACACGTCCAGTGGCAGTGGCCGACATCCCGGGCTGTTGCACCTGGATTTGCAGGTCAATAGCGGCCGGCATGACCTGCTCTTTGCAGACGCCCCCGGCGAATGGTTTAGCCGCTGGTCGGTCCGCCGCGATGCGGAGGACGCCACTGGTGCTGCCTGGCTATCGGGCGCCGCGGACGTACTCTTGGTGATTGCTGACTCCAAAGAGTTGGCCGGAGAGCGGCTTGGGACAGCCCGGGCGAACTTGCTCAGTCTGCTGCGAAGGGTGGGCGCTGAGCGGCGTGGTCGCCCCGTTGCACTCGTCTGGACCAAGTGCGACGTTGCGGTCGGCGAGCAAATGCACAGCGCCGTGAAGCATGCGGCCGATTTGGCGCTGGGCACTTACGAGACGTTCAGTGTGAGCATGCAAGCTGCCCCCGGGCAGGAGCCGTATAACCGCGGCCAGGGCCTGCTGGAATTGCTCGATTGGGTTGTGCGCGTAAGTGATCTTACGTTCCCCAAGTTGGTGTTGCCGCATCCGGAGCAAGACCTGCTGCGCATCGTCGGAGGCGTCCATGCTTGAGACTACTCTGAAGATTGCCGTATTCGGTGAGTCCAACGTAGGCAAGAGCCACTTTGGCGCCCAGCTCATTGGGCGG comes from Comamonas sp. GB3 AK4-5 and encodes:
- a CDS encoding GTPase-associated system all-helical protein GASH, whose protein sequence is MGTSLLQEFLNLRLLDIGAEDARLDKLESTCAELALSYATNPQNALPPLLAAWDPNAEAAPALLEIATVLQGHWPTFRGAFSGEPLTLYRAVVLESVMRAMNLQSSLAVAVSLVAANVLPQLKVGQETPILKILVGRAEALTSVRLQQAWPQQDGAGTNQASMAVPPMNSLKKIDESTWFAQVAAAAGPSSNQSGVNLNSPNPHWTNNAGSWSYEFADRMAPVLADVHDKAAGNALRVAGTAFKALADAVAAKLNEFVEAEQARSNQREAASRLLWWRQSLYSETAEKPYRKLPVALVVWHMALDISGLLPEVYPRAVESLLFESVLAATEAQGNVEVTLKELLQVDGATSQLAQLHWLMEQRTSASRTLLVQALANSYAARNPELAKLGVDAELKMLPGDWAIWLLREIKALETLASPDAVKQPAEAA